One stretch of Cheilinus undulatus linkage group 5, ASM1832078v1, whole genome shotgun sequence DNA includes these proteins:
- the LOC121509518 gene encoding uncharacterized protein LOC121509518 encodes MYGGVKVTLWAMTGLLAVTTVFFNVYILLMSLWNYKQNKKWSPSETIILALSIANMAHQLICYFWMTMAEVDNMCRIIQLPYTIMLLVVYSLKFTIMWDTSFLTFYYSTKLVNTPNHCYSHIQDVIIKHITLAVFLIPLSGLGTCMPMMVVFHPDNNHTAANQDCGVIMPDTFAGKVYEALYLILSDVLPGLLMMKCCISISVHLAIHLRHMKASTNGAHAPKLGSQMRVIRMALSLVAVFILFLVIDLYVNYEIAVNHENIIMLTFFFTSIYTTVAAMVLIYGKKPLWKALIREFNVCMDEYPCLACLKVPEQKTKAITPPKVKN; translated from the coding sequence ATGTATGGTGGAGTTAAAGTGACCCTCTGGGCAATGACAGGCCTGCTGGCTGTCACCACTGTCTTCTTTAACGTCTACATCCTGCTCATGAGTCTGTGGAACTACAAGCAGAACAAGAAGTGGAGTCCTAGTGAGACAATCATCCTGGCTCTGTCCATTGCAAACATGGCTCATCAGCTGATCTGCTACTTCTGGATGACCATGGCTGAGGTGGACAACATGTGTCGCATCATCCAGTTGCCTTACACCATCATGCTGCTGGTGGTCTACAGCCTCAAGTTCACCATCATGTGGGACACCAGCTTCCTCACCTTTTACTACAGCACCAAGCTGGTGAACACTCCCAACCACTGCTACTCACACATCCAGGACGTCATCATCAAACATATCACCCTGGCCGTGTTTCTCATCCCTCTGAGCGGATTGGGAACATGCATGCCCATGATGGTGGTGTTTCACCCCGACAACAACCACACCGCAGCCAATCAGGACTGCGGGGTGATAATGCCCGACACCTTTGCAGGTAAAGTCTATGAAGCCCTTTATCTGATCCTCTCCGACGTCCTGCCAGGGTTACTCATGATGAAATGCTGCATCTCCATCTCCGTGCACTTGGCCATCCACCTGCGCCACATGAAGGCCAGCACCAACGGAGCTCATGCCCCAAAGCTGGGCTCTCAGATGAGGGTGATCCGCATGGCTCTGTCCTTAGTCGCCGTGTTTATTCTCTTCCTCGTCATCGACCTCTACGTCAACTACGAGATTGCTGTAAATCACGAGAACATCATCATGCTCACGTTCTTCTTCACATCTATATACACCACTGTCGCCGCCATGGTGCTGATCTATGGGAAGAAGCCTTTATGGAAAGCTCTCATACGTGAATTCAACGTCTGCATGGATGAATATCCGTGTTTGGCGTGTTTGAAGGTGCCGGAACAGAAGACCAAAGCAATCACTCctccaaaagttaaaaactga